Below is a window of Peromyscus eremicus chromosome 22, PerEre_H2_v1, whole genome shotgun sequence DNA.
ATGAAGGCTGATTCTGCGGTTGACCTGTTTTCCTACAGCGTGCAAGGTGAGGCCTGCTCAGGTAAAGGGTCCATGGAGCTAATGTATCACACACCCTGATGGGAGAGCTCTAGGAGGAAAGAATATAGGCTTCCTATAGATGTTTTTCTTGCTACCTGGAAgtcttttcattcattcaactaataaaaatatttattaagcatatGGTAAGGGTTCAATACTATGTTAGGCAGTAACAATAAAGCAGCCATATATACGAGCAATTATAATTCAGTTTAAGAAATGCTATGATACAGTATATACTATATGGTATGAGGTGCAGTGGAAACATTTGATAAGGGAACCCAACAAGGTCTGCAGCAACCCAGGAAGACTTCCTGGAGGAATGCCTTTTGACTTCATATTTCATGTATACATTACAAATGCCACTACTACAATTGACCCAGCTGTATGAGGTTCCTGTTGACTTTCAACATAAAGGTTATTCTGGAAATTTGTTGCTTAATTTAACCAGTATCTTTAATTTTTCTGTTAGGATCTGGAGAAACAACATATGACAGCCAGAGTACGTTCACATTGTCGTGTGATGGGTCTCTACATCACAAATTTCTAGATTCAAAATTCAAAGTCAGTCATGTAGAAAAATTTGGAAACACCCCAGTCTCAAAAGGTTTGCTAACATTTGAAGCATCTAGTGCCTTGGGACCACAGATGTCTGCTACTGTTCACCTGGACTCAAAAAAGAAGCAGCATTTGTACGTCAAAGAAATCAAGGTTGATGGACAGTTCAGAGCATCCTCATTTTATGCTCAAGGCAGATATGGCCTGTCTTGTGAGAGAGATCCTACCACCGGCCAGCTGAGTGGGGAATCCAACATGAGGTTTAACTCCACCTACCTCCAGGGCACCAACCAGATAGTGGGAGTGTACCAGGATGGAACCTTCTCCCTCACCTCTACCTCCGATCTGCAAGATGGCATATTCAAGAACACCGCTTCCCTGAAATATGAAAACTATGAGCTGACCCTGAAATCTGACAGCAGTGGACAGTATGAGAACTTCGCTGCTTCTAACAAGCTGGACATGACATTCTCTAAGCAAAGTGCATCACTACGTTCTGAACATCAGGCCAATTACAAGTCCCTGAGGCTTGTCACCCTCCTTTCTGGATCAGTCACTTCCCAGGGTATGGAATTAAATGCTGACATCTTGGGCACTGACCAAATTAATACCGGCGCTCACAAGGCAACACTAAAGATTGCCCGGGATGGACTGTCCACCAGTGCAACCAGCAACTTGAAGTACAGCCCCCTGCTGCTGGAGAATGAGTTGAATGCAGAGCTGGGTCTCTCTGGGGCATCCATGAAATTATCAGCAAACGGCCGCTTCAAGGAACACCACGCAAAATTCAGTCTGGATGGGAAGGCTGCCCTCACGGAGTTATCGTTGGGAAGCATTTACCAGGCCATGATTCTGGGTGCAGACAGCAAAAACATCTTCAACTTCAAACTCACCCGAGAAGGCCTGAGGCTGTCCAATGACATGATGGGTTCTTATGCTGAAATGAAACTCGAACATGCACACAGTCTAAGCATTGCAGGTCTCTCACTGGACGTCTCCTCAAAAATGGACAACATCTACAGTGCAGAcaagttttataagcagaattttaACTTGCAGCTGCAGCCCTACTCTTTCGTAACTGCTGTAAGCAGTGACTTGAGATACAACGCTCTAGATGTGGCCAACAGTGGGAGGTTACGGCTGGAACCACTGACGCTCAATGTGGGTGGCAACTTTAAAGGAACCTATCAAAATCATGAGCTAAAACACATCTATACCATCTCTTATGCCGACCTAATAGTAGCAAGTTACAGAGCGGACACTGTCGCCAAGGTTCAGGGCGTGGAATTCAGCCATCGGCTTAACGCAGACATCAATGGGCTGGCTTCCTCGGTGGATGTCACCACCAACTATAATTCAGATCCACTGCACTTTAACAATGTTTTCCACTTGGTTTTGGCACCATTCCACTTGGGCATCGATGCACACACGAGTGGAGATGGGAAACTGGCTCTCTGGGGAGAACACACCGGACAGCTGTATAATAAGTTCGTGCTGAAAGCAGAACCTGTGGCACTCACTTTCTCTCATGACTTCAAAGGATCCACAAACCACGATCTTGTGTACAAAAGCAGTATCAGTACCGGTCTTGAACATACAGTCAGTGCCCTGCTCACACCTGCGGAGCAGACAAGCAGCTGGAAATTCAAGACCAGACTGAATGACAAGGTATACAGCCAGGACTTTGAAGCCTACAACACAAAAGACAAAATCGGTGTCGAGCTTAGTGGACGGGCTGACCTCTCTGGGCTGTACTCACCAATTAAAGTGCCGTTTTTCCACAGCGAGCCTGACAATGTCCTTAATGACTTAGAGATAAATGATGCTGTGGACAAGCCCCAAGAATTCACAATTGTTGCTTTTGTGAAGTATGATAAGAACCAGGATGTTCACACCATCAGCCTCCCGTTCTTTAAAAGCCTGCCAGAGTATTTGGAGAGAAATCGAAGAGGAATTATAACTCTACTGGAAGCCATGCAGGGAGAATTGCAACGCATCAATATTGATGAGTTTGTGAGGAAGTACAAAGCAGCCCTGAGCAGACTTCCATGGCAAATCCATGATTATCTGAATGCATCTGACTGGGAGAGACAAGTAACCAATgccaaggaaaaaataactgcttttatggaaaattataaaattacagACAAGGATGTACTAATTGCATTAGATAGTGCCAAAATCAACTTCAATGAAAAACTTTCTCAACTTGAGACATACGTGATACAATTTGATCAGTATATTAGAGATAATTATGATCCACAGGATTTTAAAAAAGCTGTTGCTCAGATCATTGATCGAATCATTGAAACGTTAAAAATTCTTGATGAACAGTATCATATCCGTGTAAATCTAGAAAAATCAATCCATAACCTGTatttatttgttgaaaatgttgATCTTAACAAAATTGGCAGCAGTGCAGCCTCTTGGGTCCAAAATGTGGATACTAAATATCACATCAGAATCCAGATCCAGGAGAAACTGCAGCAGCTCAGGACACAGATTCAGACTATAGACATTCAACAGCTGGCTGCAGACTTGAAACAACAGGTTGAAGCCATTGATGTCACCAAGCATTTAGATCAATTGAGAACTGCAATTCTATTCCAAAGAATAAATGACATTATTGAGCGTGTCGAATACTTTGTTAGGAATCTTATTGAGGATTTTAAAGTAACTGAGAAAATCAATACTTTTAGAGCTATAGTCCATGAGTTAATTGAGAAATATGAAGTAGACCAGCAACTCCGGGTTTTAATGGATAAATCAGTAGCATTGGCCCACAGATACAGCCTGAGTGAGGCTCTTCAGAAACTAAGCAATGTGCTACAACAAATTGAGATAAGAGATTACTATGAGAAATTTGTTGGGTTTATTGATGATGCTGTCAAGTGGCTGAAAGCATTGTCCTTCAAAAATGTCATCCAAGAACTAAATAGATATCTTGACATGTTGGTGAAGATGTTAAAAGCATTTGACTATCACCAGTTCATAGACGAAACCAACAGCAAAATACGTGAGGTGACTCGGAGAATCAATGCTGAAATCCAAGCTCTTGAACTTCCACAGAAAACTGAAGCATTGAAACTGCTGGCAGGAGACTTCAAAGCCACGGTCTCCACCTACCTGGAAAGACTCAAGGACACCAAAGTAACCGTGTTTGTTGATTGGCTGCAGGATGCTTTGGTTCACATAAAAGCCCATTTCCAAGACACTCTAGAAGATGTGCGAGACCGACTTTATCAAATGGACATTCAGTGGGAACTCGAACACTTCTTATCCCTGGTAAGCCAAGTGTACAATACACTGATCACCTATATTTCTGACTGGTGGATTCTAACTGCTAAGAACATTACAGATTTTGCAGAGCAATACTCTATCCAAAACTGGGCTGAGAGTGTGAAAAGGCTGGTGGAACAAGGGTTCACTGTCCCCGAAATCCGAACATTTCTGGGGACCATGCCTGCCTTTGAGGTCAGTCTCCGTGCTCTCCAAGAAGCTAACTTTCAGACTCCTGACTTCATAGTCCCCCTGACAGATTTGAGGATCCCATCAATTCAGATAAACTTCAAAACGTTGAAGAATGTAAAGGTCCCATCAAGATTTTCTACCCCAGAATTCACTCTCCTCAATACCTTTCATATCCCCTCCTTTACAATAGACTtgctggaaataaaagcaaagattATCAGAACTATTGACCAAATGCTGAGCAGTGAGCTACAGTGGCCTCTTCCAGAAGTGTACCTGAGAGATCTGGAGATGGTGAACATCCCTCTTACAAGACTCACTCTGCCAGACTTCCATGTACCAGAAATCACAGTTCCAGGATTCACAATCCCAAATGTCAATTTCAAAGATTTTCAAGTTCCTGATCTTCACATACCAGAATTCCAGCTCCCTCGCCTCTCACACACAATTGAAATACCTGCTTTTGGCAAACTTCATGGCATCCTGAAGATCCAGTCTCCCCTCTTTACATTAGATGCCAATGCCAACATACAGAATGTAACTACTTCACAGAACAGAGCAGAGATTGTGGCTTCTGTCGCTGCTATGGGAGAGTCCAAATTTGAAGCTCTCAATTTTGATTTTGAAGCACAAGCTCAGTTCTTGGAGATAAACCCTAATCCTAACCCTCTGGTCCTAAAGGAATCTATGAACTTCTCCAGTAAGCATGTGAGGATGGAGCATGAGGGTGAGATATTATTTTCTGGAAAGGCCATTGAGGGAAAATCAGACACTGTTGCCAGtttatacacagagaaaaatacagTGGAGTTTAATAACAGTATGATTGTCAAGATAAACAATCAGCTCACCCTTGACAGTCACACAAAGTACTTTCACAAGTTGAGTATCCCCAGGCTGGACTTCTCCAGTAAGGCTTCCTTTAACAATGAAATCAAGACACTATTGGGAGCTGGACATGTGGCATGGACTTCTTCAGGGACAGGGTCATGGAATTGGGCCTGTCCCAACTTCTCAGATGAGGGCATACATTCATCCAAAATTAGCTTCACTGTAGAAGGACCCATTGCTTCTTTTGGACTGTCTAATAACATAAATGGCAAGCACCTGAGGGTCATCCAAAAACTGGCATATGAATCTGGCTTCCTCAACTATTCTAAGTTTTCAGTTGAGTCGAAAGTTGAATCTCAGCACGTGGGCTCCAGCATTCTAACTGGCAAGGGAACAGTACTGCTCAGAGACGCAAAGGCAGAAATGACTGGGGAGCACAATGCTGACTTACATGGAAAAGTTATTGGGACTTtgaaaaattctcttttcttttcggCACACCCGTTTACAATTACTGCATCCACAAATAATGAAGGGAATTTGAAAGTTAGTTTTCCACTAAAGTTGACTGGGAAAATAGACTTCCTGAATAACTATGCACTATTTCTGAGCCCTCATGCCCAGCAAGCAAGCTGGCAAGCGGGTGCTAGATTCAATCAGTACAAATACAATCAAAATTTTTCTGCTATTAACAATGAACACAACATGGAAGCCCGTGTAGGGATGAATGGAGATGCCAACTTGGATTTCTTAACTATACCTTTAACAATTCCTGAAATTACTCTACCTTATATAGGGCTCACAACTCCCTTACTGAAGGATTTCTCCATATGGGAAGAAACAGGCTTGAAAGAATTTTTGAAGACAACAAAGCAATCATTTGATTTAAGTGTAAAGGCTCAATATAAAAAGAACAGAGACAGGCATGCCTTTATGATTCCTCTGAGCACTTTTTATGAGTTTATTCTCAACAAAGTCAACTCCTGGGACAGGAAATTTGAGAAAGTCAGAGACAGTGCATTAGATTTTCTTACCACATCCTATAATGAAGCAAAAATTAAATTTGATGAGTACAAAACAGAAAATTCCCTCGTTCAGCCCCCCAGGACCTTCCAAAGTCATGGGTACACTATCCCATTTGTCAACATTGAAgtgtctccatttgctgtagagACAATGGCCTCCAGCCATGTGATACCCAAAGCAATAAGCACCCCAAGTGTCACAATTCCAGGACCTAATGTCATCGTGCCTTCATACAGGTTAGTGCTGCCATCCCTGGAGCTGCCGGTACTTCATGTCCCTAGGAATCTACTCAAGTTTTCCCTCCCAGATTTCAAGGAATTGAGCCCTATTGACAATATTTATATTCCAGCCCTGGGCAATTTTACCTATGACTTTTCTTTCAAATCAAGTGTCATCACGCTGAATGCCAATGCTGGACTTTATAACCAGTCAGACATTGTTGCTcgtttcctctcttcctcttcgtTTGTCACGGATGCCCTGCAGTACAAATTGGAGGGCACTTCACGTCTGACGCAGAAAAGAGGACTGGCCATAGCTGTCTCTCTCGCTAACAAATATGTAAAAGGCAATCACGACAGCACCCTTAGCTTAACCAAGAAAAACATAGAAGCATCCGTGAAAACAACCGCAAGCCTCCATGTTCCCATTTTAACAATGAACTTCAAGCAGGAACTTAACGGCAATGCCAAGTCAAAGCCTACTCTCTCATCATCCATTGAACTAAACTACGACTTCAACTCCTCAAAGCTGCACTCCGCTGCTAAGGGGGGTATCGACCACAAGTTCAGCTTGGAAAGTCTCACTTCCTACTTTTCCATTGAGTCATCCACCAAAGGAAATATCAAAGGTTCTGTCCTTTCGCAGGAATATTCAGGAAGTGTTGCCAGCGAGGCCAACACATACCTGAATTCCAAGGGTACTCGGTCTTCAGTAAGGCTACAAGGAGCTTCTGTAGTTGATGGTATCTGGAACATTGAAGTAGGAGAAAATCTTGCTGGGGAAGCCACTCTCCGACGCATCTACACCACATGGGAACACAGTGTTAAAAACCACTTGCAGGTAGACAGCTTCTTTGTCACAAAAGGAAAGCAAACGTGCAGAGCCACCCTGGAGCTCTCCCCATGGACAATGTCAACCCTTCTACAGGTTCATGTGAGTCAACCCAGTTCCTTTCTTGATCTCCATCACTTTGACCAGGAAGTGACCCTGAAAGCCAATACTAAGAACCAGAAAGTCATCTGGAAAAGTGAAGCCCAGATTCATTCACAGGTCCTTCAGCACAATGTGCAGTTCTCCAATGACCAACAAGAGGTACGCCTTGATATTGCAGGATCCACAGAAGGACAAACCATCTTTCTACCAGTATATGGCAAGAGCTTGCAGGAACTCCTACAAATGGATGGAAAGAGACCGTATCTTCAGGCTTCAACATCCCTTGTGTATACCAAAAACCCCAATGGCTATCTCTTCTCACTCCCTGTGCAAGAACTGGCTGATAGATTTATTATACCAGGGCTGAAATTAAATGACTTCAGTGGAATAAAAATCTATAAGAAATTAAGTACCTCACCATTTACCCTCAACCTAACAATGCTCCCCAAGGTAAATTTCCCTGGGATTGATGTGTTAACACAATACTCTAAACCGGAGGAGGACTCCTCTGTTCCTGCTTTTGAGGTAACTATACCTGAAGCTCAGTTCCTTGTGTCCCAGTTCACACTTCCAAAGAGCTTTCCAGTTGGCAATGCTGGCTTGCGTCTGAATGAGATAGCCAACATGATTGCAGGTGTGGATCTGCCTAGCATCACCCTGCCTGAGCAAACCGTTGAGATCCCATCCGTCAAGTTCTCTGTACCTGCAGgaatttttattcctttctttggaGCACTGACTGCACATGTTGGGGTGGCCTCTCCTGTGTACAATGTCACTTGGAGTGCTGGTTTGAAAAACAAAGCAGATCATGTTGAAACCTCCCTGGATTCCACGTGCAGTTCAATCTGGCAGTTTCTCGAGTATGAGCTAAAAGGTAAGGAAACCTTCTTCCAACTCTCCTGGATACTGTGGGTTTTCAATTGAGTTTTGAGTAAATAATGACATATTTAATTAACACTAAAGGAACAACTGTTATCTGTAGCAAAATGTGGCATGAAAAGGGGAATGTGTATGTTCcaccatatatttttaaaacaaaactagaacCTACTGACATTGaagaacaaattgaaagaaaacagctTTTTCTGTAATAATTTAAAGACTAATAATAcctcctgtttattttttaaatatcatgGGAATTTGGagtatagctctgtagtagagaacaggcttagcatgtatgaggccctgggttcaaaccccagtactaccacaaaaaagaataatagtactttttaaaaaaaatctacaaattgCACAtggtatgttttaaatttttaagttagGTGATTGGTTAAGGTATCTGTCCAAGttttcagtacacacacacacacacacacacacacacacacacttacaatgATGTACCAATGACATATAAAATCTCTCCTATACAGTTGTGGGAACACACAAAATTGAAGATCATATGTTCATCTGTAAGAACAAAGGAACACTTCAACACCGTGACTTCAATGTGGAGTACAAGGATGACGGTGTATATAAAGGACTTTGGTATGAGAGTTTTGCTGTCACTTGGCAATCTTTTCAAAACTTGCTGAGATGCTTGCTATCTCTGGCCCCATTTTGTTATGACTCATCTGCTTTTCTGATTTCAGGGTCTGGCAGGGAGAAGCTCACCTTGACATCACCAGTCCAGTATTGACTGAGCTCCATCTGCACTACAAAGAAGATGAGAAAAGTCTGTCTGCCTCAGCAGCCTCCCCAGCCATAGGCACTGTGGGTCTGGAGTCAAGCAGAGATGACCAGAGTGTGGAGCTGAATGTCTACTTCCTCCCTCAGGTGGGTCCCAGCTGATGAGTATCATGTGCTCAAAAGCAAGTAGAGAACTAGAGATGCTTCATTTCCTTCTAGACGGCTCTCTGACAGCATTCTCAAACTAGGTGAAAGACAAGTCACATGTCTTCATTGAGGTACTACCGTCCTAAAACATTGCAGTACATCTTTGCTGAGATTAATTATTAGACACACCCATGAGACCCAATTAGCACTATTATTTTATGGCTTTCTGGGCAAAGACAAGAGTCAATACCTCATCTCCTAAGACATGCACAAACTCTGCCACGTATAtagtttttaaatcatattttgtggatttttcttttttgaggcttCATAATTCTTCTCCACAGTGAAATTGTTAGACTGAGGTACATCAAATTCATATGATGTCATTTATAAGCTCTACTGGGACCAAATCAAAGATGACATTGCTACAAGGAGATAAGCCTAAAGCCAGCCATTAGCTTGGCAGGTGAATGCTGAAGTTAGAACCCTTGAGCtggactttttcttctttattctagaatgtgggttttttttcctaccTCGTTCCTCCTTTTCCCATTTTTCCATTCCAAAAAGTCTTTAGTGTTAAATGCCACCAAATAGATATAACACATACCTTTTGATCCTCTAGGAAGCATGTGATAAAGAGAAATTAACATCAGCGGGCCTATTTaaccataaaacacacacatgaactaaCAAAGGAGGGCTAAATCCCCCTTCAGAATATGAAAGACCCTCCTCTGGTCTTTACTTTTAAGTGCTAATGAAATTTTAGTGTAGTATATTATATAATCAGAGTCATTGAAAGTATGTTCTGTTTTCATCTGATTTATTCTTCTGGTTTTAGTCCCCTCGAGACAGAAAACTCAGCCTATTCAAAACTGAGTGGAGGTTCAAGAAGTCTGAGGATGGAAAGCACATCAAAATTaactgggaagaagaggcagctTCCAGATTGCTGGGCTCCCTAAAAAGCAATGTGCCCAAGGCTACAGAGGCTATCTATGATTATGTCAATAAGTACTACCTGGGAAATGCTTCTTCAGAGCTAAGGAGGAGTCTGCAGAACAATGCTGAAAGTGCTAGAAAGAAGATTTATAAAATGAACATGGATTTCCAGAAGGCAGCCCATGATGCCTTCCAGGAGTGGAAAGGCAAGACCCAGCATCTGTATGAGGAAATGTTGGCTCAAGAGGGCCAAAGCATCCCTGAGAGACTCCAGGACATGGTGGTAGGCAGCCTGGTATATATTACTCACAAGTACCACATGACAGTCACATTTCTCAccgactcattcattcatttcctgaAAAACAATACATTCCAGCTCCCAGGTAATGGCGGAATATATACTATCGATGAACTCTGCACGATGGTTATGAGGGAAACGTTGAAGTCACTGTCTCAGCTATATTCGAGTATCTATGGCAGTTTAGAAAAACTGCTTTCCTATGTCCAAGACCTAGTTGAGAAATTGGGCTTAATCAATGACCTAgaatttaaatttccttttatttcaaaaGCCAGGAATCTACCAGATGTGATTCTGGAGTACAGGAAGCTCTTAGACATTTTATCAGATTTAATCCAAGAGTACTCTAAAGCCCTCCAGAATACTAACTTCACAGAAATACTAAGTGATCTTCAGATCATTTTGGAGAGAACTTTAGAtatcacagaagaaaaaattcaATGCCTAAACAACAAAGGGTCTGCTTGCTTCACTGATTATATCAATACGATCTTCAAAATACATATCCCAAATGCTTTCAAATTCCTAAGAGAAGACCTATATCCTATCTTCAGTGATTTCAATGACTCTGTTCAAAGCATACTTCAGGAGGGGTCTTACAAACTACAGCAGGTCCATCAGTACATAAAGGCTCTTCGTGAAGAGTATTTTGATCCAAGCATAGTTGGCTGGACAGTAAAATATTATGAAGTAGAAGAAAAGGTGGTTGACCTAATCAAGTCCCTCTTAGTTATCCTGAGGGATTTCTACTCTGAACACAGTGCCAGGGCTGttgatttttcttctaaaatcaCTAATCAAGTTGAGCAATTCATGACCAGGGATATCCAAGAATGTCTTAGCATCTTTGCTGATATAAAtggaaaggggaaggagaagatTGCAGAGCTTTCTATTATGGCAAAGGAAACAATTAAAAGCTGGCTCACTGCAATGAAGGGAACCATTTCTGAGTACCACCAGCAGCTCAGTTCCAAACTGCAGGATTTTTCTGACCAATTCTCTGATTACTATGAAAAATTCATTGCCGAGTCCACAAGATTGATTGATCTGTCCATTCAAAGCTACCACGAGTTTCTAAGATACATCACCGAGTTGC
It encodes the following:
- the Apob gene encoding apolipoprotein B-100, with the protein product MGPRRPALRPPLLLLFLLLFLDTSVWAEDEVLENFSLSCPKDATRFKHLRKYVYNYEAESSSGVRGTADSRSATKINCKVELEVPQLCRFVMRASQCTLKEVYGFNPEGKALMKKTKNSDEFATAMSKFELKLAISKGKQVVLYPDKDEPKHILNIKRGIISALLVPPETEEDKQVLFLDTVYGNCSTQVTVSSRKGTVATEMSTDRNLQQCDGFQPISTAVSPLALIKGLVHPLATLVNSSQSCQYTLDPKRKDVSQVICNEQHLFLPFSYKNKYGIMTHVTQTLSLEDTPNINSRFFNEGTKQVGLAFESTKSTSLPQQAEAVLNTLRELERLSVSEQNAQRANLFNKLVTELRGLGDEAITSLLPQLTGVSSPITLQALVQCGQPQCYTHILQWLKTEKAHPLLVDIVTYLLALMPNPPIQRLREIFNTAKEQQSRATLYALSHVVNNYYTVDHSSRADLQDIANYLLKKIDNECMWDEDHTYLILRVIGNIGRTMEKVMPALKSSVLNCVRSKKTSPLIQKAAIQALRKMELGDEAQRILFDTFVDSAIPVENRLAAYLLLMKDPSSSDISRIIQLLQWEQSEQVKNFVASHIANILNSEELYVQDLKNLIKNALEHSQLPTIMDFRKFSRNYQISKSVSLPSFDPVSAKMEGNLIFDPSSYLPKESMLKTTLTIFGLTSIDLFEIGLEGKGFEPTLEALFGKQGFFPDSVNKALYWVNGQVPDRVSKVLVDHFGYTKDDKYEQDMVNGIMPMVDKLIKDLKSKEIPEARAYLRILEEELGFVKLQDLQVLARLFLNGAQALRGIPQMIAQAIRDGSKNDLFLHYIFMDNAFELPTGAGLQLQVSSSGVITPGTKAGVRMELANIQAELVAKPSVSVEFVTNMGIIIPDFAKSGVQMNTNFFHESGLEARVALKARQLKVIIPAPKRPIKLFSGSNTLHLVSTTKTEMIPPLVENRQSWSTCKPFFTGMNYCTTGAYSNASSTESASYYPLTGDTRYELELKPTGEVEQYSASATYEFQKEDKVDTLKFLVQAEGVQQTEATAVFKYNRRSRTLSSEVLIPGFDVDFGTILRVNDESAKDKNAYKLILDIQNKKITEVSLVGHVSYDKRVDGKIKGVISIPRLQAEARSEIHTHWSPTKLLFQMDSSATAYGSTISKRVAWRYDNEKIEFDWNAGTNVDTKKVASNFPVDLSSYPRTLHEYANGLLDHRVPQTDMTFRHMGSKFIVATNTWLQMASRGLPYSQMLQDHLNGLSELNPQKMGLPDFHIPDNLFLKSDGRVKYTLNKNSIKLDIPLPLGGKSSKDLRMPESVRTPALNFKSVGFHLPSQTFQVPAFTIPKTRQLQVPLLGVLDLSTNVYSNLYNWSASYTGGNTSKDHFSLRAQYRMKADSAVDLFSYSVQGSGETTYDSQSTFTLSCDGSLHHKFLDSKFKVSHVEKFGNTPVSKGLLTFEASSALGPQMSATVHLDSKKKQHLYVKEIKVDGQFRASSFYAQGRYGLSCERDPTTGQLSGESNMRFNSTYLQGTNQIVGVYQDGTFSLTSTSDLQDGIFKNTASLKYENYELTLKSDSSGQYENFAASNKLDMTFSKQSASLRSEHQANYKSLRLVTLLSGSVTSQGMELNADILGTDQINTGAHKATLKIARDGLSTSATSNLKYSPLLLENELNAELGLSGASMKLSANGRFKEHHAKFSLDGKAALTELSLGSIYQAMILGADSKNIFNFKLTREGLRLSNDMMGSYAEMKLEHAHSLSIAGLSLDVSSKMDNIYSADKFYKQNFNLQLQPYSFVTAVSSDLRYNALDVANSGRLRLEPLTLNVGGNFKGTYQNHELKHIYTISYADLIVASYRADTVAKVQGVEFSHRLNADINGLASSVDVTTNYNSDPLHFNNVFHLVLAPFHLGIDAHTSGDGKLALWGEHTGQLYNKFVLKAEPVALTFSHDFKGSTNHDLVYKSSISTGLEHTVSALLTPAEQTSSWKFKTRLNDKVYSQDFEAYNTKDKIGVELSGRADLSGLYSPIKVPFFHSEPDNVLNDLEINDAVDKPQEFTIVAFVKYDKNQDVHTISLPFFKSLPEYLERNRRGIITLLEAMQGELQRINIDEFVRKYKAALSRLPWQIHDYLNASDWERQVTNAKEKITAFMENYKITDKDVLIALDSAKINFNEKLSQLETYVIQFDQYIRDNYDPQDFKKAVAQIIDRIIETLKILDEQYHIRVNLEKSIHNLYLFVENVDLNKIGSSAASWVQNVDTKYHIRIQIQEKLQQLRTQIQTIDIQQLAADLKQQVEAIDVTKHLDQLRTAILFQRINDIIERVEYFVRNLIEDFKVTEKINTFRAIVHELIEKYEVDQQLRVLMDKSVALAHRYSLSEALQKLSNVLQQIEIRDYYEKFVGFIDDAVKWLKALSFKNVIQELNRYLDMLVKMLKAFDYHQFIDETNSKIREVTRRINAEIQALELPQKTEALKLLAGDFKATVSTYLERLKDTKVTVFVDWLQDALVHIKAHFQDTLEDVRDRLYQMDIQWELEHFLSLVSQVYNTLITYISDWWILTAKNITDFAEQYSIQNWAESVKRLVEQGFTVPEIRTFLGTMPAFEVSLRALQEANFQTPDFIVPLTDLRIPSIQINFKTLKNVKVPSRFSTPEFTLLNTFHIPSFTIDLLEIKAKIIRTIDQMLSSELQWPLPEVYLRDLEMVNIPLTRLTLPDFHVPEITVPGFTIPNVNFKDFQVPDLHIPEFQLPRLSHTIEIPAFGKLHGILKIQSPLFTLDANANIQNVTTSQNRAEIVASVAAMGESKFEALNFDFEAQAQFLEINPNPNPLVLKESMNFSSKHVRMEHEGEILFSGKAIEGKSDTVASLYTEKNTVEFNNSMIVKINNQLTLDSHTKYFHKLSIPRLDFSSKASFNNEIKTLLGAGHVAWTSSGTGSWNWACPNFSDEGIHSSKISFTVEGPIASFGLSNNINGKHLRVIQKLAYESGFLNYSKFSVESKVESQHVGSSILTGKGTVLLRDAKAEMTGEHNADLHGKVIGTLKNSLFFSAHPFTITASTNNEGNLKVSFPLKLTGKIDFLNNYALFLSPHAQQASWQAGARFNQYKYNQNFSAINNEHNMEARVGMNGDANLDFLTIPLTIPEITLPYIGLTTPLLKDFSIWEETGLKEFLKTTKQSFDLSVKAQYKKNRDRHAFMIPLSTFYEFILNKVNSWDRKFEKVRDSALDFLTTSYNEAKIKFDEYKTENSLVQPPRTFQSHGYTIPFVNIEVSPFAVETMASSHVIPKAISTPSVTIPGPNVIVPSYRLVLPSLELPVLHVPRNLLKFSLPDFKELSPIDNIYIPALGNFTYDFSFKSSVITLNANAGLYNQSDIVARFLSSSSFVTDALQYKLEGTSRLTQKRGLAIAVSLANKYVKGNHDSTLSLTKKNIEASVKTTASLHVPILTMNFKQELNGNAKSKPTLSSSIELNYDFNSSKLHSAAKGGIDHKFSLESLTSYFSIESSTKGNIKGSVLSQEYSGSVASEANTYLNSKGTRSSVRLQGASVVDGIWNIEVGENLAGEATLRRIYTTWEHSVKNHLQVDSFFVTKGKQTCRATLELSPWTMSTLLQVHVSQPSSFLDLHHFDQEVTLKANTKNQKVIWKSEAQIHSQVLQHNVQFSNDQQEVRLDIAGSTEGQTIFLPVYGKSLQELLQMDGKRPYLQASTSLVYTKNPNGYLFSLPVQELADRFIIPGLKLNDFSGIKIYKKLSTSPFTLNLTMLPKVNFPGIDVLTQYSKPEEDSSVPAFEVTIPEAQFLVSQFTLPKSFPVGNAGLRLNEIANMIAGVDLPSITLPEQTVEIPSVKFSVPAGIFIPFFGALTAHVGVASPVYNVTWSAGLKNKADHVETSLDSTCSSIWQFLEYELKVVGTHKIEDHMFICKNKGTLQHRDFNVEYKDDGVYKGLWVWQGEAHLDITSPVLTELHLHYKEDEKSLSASAASPAIGTVGLESSRDDQSVELNVYFLPQSPRDRKLSLFKTEWRFKKSEDGKHIKINWEEEAASRLLGSLKSNVPKATEAIYDYVNKYYLGNASSELRRSLQNNAESARKKIYKMNMDFQKAAHDAFQEWKGKTQHLYEEMLAQEGQSIPERLQDMVVGSLVYITHKYHMTVTFLTDSFIHFLKNNTFQLPGNGGIYTIDELCTMVMRETLKSLSQLYSSIYGSLEKLLSYVQDLVEKLGLINDLEFKFPFISKARNLPDVILEYRKLLDILSDLIQEYSKALQNTNFTEILSDLQIILERTLDITEEKIQCLNNKGSACFTDYINTIFKIHIPNAFKFLREDLYPIFSDFNDSVQSILQEGSYKLQQVHQYIKALREEYFDPSIVGWTVKYYEVEEKVVDLIKSLLVILRDFYSEHSARAVDFSSKITNQVEQFMTRDIQECLSIFADINGKGKEKIAELSIMAKETIKSWLTAMKGTISEYHQQLSSKLQDFSDQFSDYYEKFIAESTRLIDLSIQSYHEFLRYITELLKELQVATANNVSPYIKLAPGELIITF